One part of the Anaeromyxobacter sp. Fw109-5 genome encodes these proteins:
- a CDS encoding ATP-binding protein, with protein sequence MSEVFRTAPAPSAVIADGVVVLANEAFARALGRDAGELRGALLRELLPPAGGELPMPEPGALRSYRTAVAGVPARVDLSSALAPGSAAVLGCAALTLALPDEDTAPSRALLALSRELAEARTEDQITAAVARALEVLFPARSFCIRLLDPKTFALTTLYARGRLRPLARGRLALKAIAVERTGLSRAALELGGVQVVERDEPLFDGCDDATAVPLAVAGQLFGIVNLEYPRGGPGDPLSDATLLYQVANHAALGVRNLRSVEELTYLKTYLEDLIEHANALIFVVSRAREVIVWNAALSRLTGVARDEALGRELAVRVPSGEHAPLEDVLARGFGGEAVNGFETRLLAGAGREARIAVNTAPIYGAAGDVEGVIAIGQDLTLVRSLQAAAEHAERLAGIGRLVAGVVHELNNPLTAVNMYSDVLVEKLQNAGHDPADVEKLRAIREGGQRIQRLARDLVTYAKPSGARTEPLELASVLEEAARLAKPALKEPSAVLERRFAPAPTVEGNRPSLVHVFVNLLRNAAQAVGEGGRVSLVLAQEGDAVKVEVRDDGSGMPPAVAARAFEPFFTTRPGVGIGLGLPIVQGIVERHGGTVSLESAEGRGTTVTVRLPIHPPARAE encoded by the coding sequence ATGAGCGAGGTGTTCCGCACCGCGCCAGCGCCGTCGGCGGTGATCGCCGACGGGGTGGTGGTGCTCGCGAACGAGGCCTTCGCGCGCGCGCTCGGGCGAGACGCCGGCGAGCTGCGCGGCGCCCTCCTCCGCGAGCTCCTCCCGCCGGCCGGCGGCGAGCTGCCGATGCCCGAGCCCGGCGCGCTCCGCAGCTACCGCACGGCCGTGGCGGGGGTCCCGGCGAGGGTGGACCTCTCGTCCGCCCTCGCGCCCGGTTCCGCGGCCGTGCTCGGCTGCGCCGCGCTCACCCTCGCCCTGCCCGACGAGGACACCGCCCCGTCGCGCGCCCTGCTCGCCCTCTCGCGCGAGCTCGCGGAGGCGCGCACCGAGGACCAGATCACCGCCGCGGTGGCCCGCGCGCTCGAGGTGCTCTTCCCGGCGCGCTCCTTCTGCATCCGGCTCCTCGACCCGAAGACCTTCGCGCTCACCACGCTGTACGCGCGCGGCCGCCTCCGCCCCCTCGCGCGCGGCCGGCTCGCGCTCAAGGCGATCGCGGTCGAGCGCACCGGCCTCTCCCGCGCGGCGCTGGAGCTCGGGGGCGTGCAGGTGGTGGAGCGCGACGAGCCGCTCTTCGACGGCTGCGACGACGCGACGGCGGTGCCGCTCGCGGTGGCCGGCCAGCTCTTCGGCATCGTCAACCTCGAGTACCCGCGCGGCGGCCCGGGCGATCCGCTCTCGGACGCGACGCTGCTCTACCAGGTGGCGAACCACGCCGCGCTCGGCGTGCGGAACCTGCGCTCCGTCGAGGAGCTCACCTACCTCAAGACCTACCTCGAGGACCTCATCGAGCACGCCAACGCGCTCATCTTCGTGGTGAGCCGGGCCCGCGAGGTGATCGTCTGGAACGCCGCGCTCTCGCGGCTCACCGGCGTCGCGCGCGACGAGGCGCTCGGGCGGGAGCTCGCCGTGCGGGTGCCGTCCGGCGAGCACGCGCCGCTGGAGGACGTCCTCGCGCGCGGCTTCGGGGGCGAGGCGGTGAACGGGTTCGAGACCCGGCTCCTCGCCGGCGCCGGGCGCGAGGCGCGCATCGCGGTGAACACCGCGCCGATCTACGGCGCCGCGGGCGACGTGGAGGGGGTCATCGCCATCGGCCAGGACCTCACCCTCGTGCGCTCGCTGCAGGCGGCGGCGGAGCACGCGGAGCGGCTCGCCGGCATCGGCCGGCTCGTCGCCGGCGTCGTCCACGAGCTCAACAACCCGCTCACCGCGGTGAACATGTACTCGGACGTGCTCGTGGAGAAGCTCCAGAACGCGGGCCACGATCCGGCGGACGTGGAGAAGCTGCGCGCCATCCGCGAGGGCGGGCAGCGCATCCAGCGGCTCGCGCGCGACCTCGTGACCTACGCGAAGCCGTCCGGCGCCCGCACCGAGCCGCTGGAGCTCGCCTCGGTGCTGGAGGAGGCGGCCCGGCTCGCGAAGCCGGCGCTCAAGGAGCCGAGCGCGGTGCTCGAGCGGCGCTTCGCGCCGGCGCCGACCGTGGAGGGGAACCGGCCGAGCCTCGTGCACGTCTTCGTGAACCTGCTCCGCAACGCCGCGCAGGCCGTCGGCGAGGGCGGCCGCGTGTCGCTCGTGCTCGCGCAGGAGGGCGACGCGGTGAAGGTCGAGGTGCGGGACGACGGCAGCGGCATGCCGCCCGCGGTGGCGGCGCGCGCGTTCGAGCCCTTCTTCACCACCCGGCCCGGGGTGGGGATCGGCCTCGGGCTCCCGATCGTGCAGGGCATCGTCGAGCGCCACGGCGGGACCGTCTCGCTGGAGAGCGCCGAGGGGCGCGGCACGACCGTGACCGTTCGCCTGCCCATCCATCCGCCCGCCCGAGCGGAATAG